From the genome of Helicobacter pylori, one region includes:
- the ureA gene encoding urease subunit alpha — translation MKLTPKELDKLMLHYAGELARKRKEKGIKLNYVEAVALISAHIMEEARAGKKTAAELMQEGRTLLKPDDVMDGVASMIHEVGIEAMFPDGTKLVTVHTPIEVNGKLVPGELFLKNEDITINEGKKAVSVKVKNVGDRPVQIGSHFHFFEVNRCLDFDREKTFGKRLDIASGTAVRFEPGEEKSVELIDIGGNRRIFGFNALVDRQADNESKKIALHRAKERGFHGAKSDDNYVKTIKE, via the coding sequence ATGAAACTCACCCCAAAAGAGTTAGATAAGTTGATGCTCCACTATGCTGGAGAATTAGCTAGGAAACGCAAAGAAAAAGGCATTAAACTTAACTATGTGGAAGCGGTAGCTCTGATTAGTGCCCATATTATGGAAGAAGCGAGAGCTGGTAAAAAGACTGCGGCTGAATTGATGCAAGAAGGGCGCACTCTTTTAAAACCTGATGATGTGATGGATGGCGTGGCAAGCATGATCCATGAAGTGGGTATTGAAGCGATGTTTCCTGATGGGACCAAGCTCGTAACCGTGCATACCCCTATTGAGGTCAATGGTAAATTAGTTCCTGGTGAGTTGTTCTTAAAAAATGAAGACATCACTATCAACGAAGGCAAAAAAGCCGTTAGCGTGAAAGTTAAAAATGTTGGCGACAGACCGGTTCAAATCGGCTCACACTTCCATTTCTTTGAAGTGAATAGATGCTTAGACTTTGACAGAGAAAAAACTTTCGGTAAGCGCTTAGACATTGCGAGCGGGACAGCGGTAAGGTTTGAACCTGGTGAAGAAAAATCCGTAGAATTGATTGACATTGGCGGTAACAGAAGAATCTTTGGATTCAACGCATTAGTTGATAGGCAAGCGGATAATGAAAGCAAAAAAATCGCTTTACACAGAGCTAAAGAGCGTGGTTTTCATGGTGCTAAAAGCGATGATAACTATGTAAAAACAATTAAGGAGTAA
- the lspA gene encoding signal peptidase II: MLKTTQKSLLVFIGVFFLIFGVDQAIKYAILEGFRYESLMIDIVLVFNKGVAFSLLSFLEGGLKYLQILLILGLFIFLIRQKELFKNHAIEFGMVFGAGVSNVLDRFVHGGVVDYVYYHYGFDFAIFNFADVMIDAGVGVLLLRQFFFKQKQNKIKA, from the coding sequence GTGCTAAAAACCACTCAAAAAAGTCTGTTGGTTTTTATAGGGGTTTTCTTCCTTATTTTTGGCGTGGATCAAGCGATTAAATACGCTATTTTAGAGGGGTTTCGCTATGAAAGTTTGATGATAGACATTGTTTTGGTGTTCAATAAAGGCGTGGCGTTTTCCTTGCTCAGTTTTTTAGAGGGGGGTTTGAAATACTTGCAAATCCTTTTGATTTTAGGGCTTTTTATCTTTTTAATACGCCAAAAGGAGCTTTTTAAAAACCATGCGATAGAGTTTGGCATGGTGTTTGGTGCTGGGGTTTCTAATGTTTTAGATCGGTTTGTGCATGGGGGCGTGGTGGATTATGTGTATTATCATTATGGCTTTGATTTTGCCATTTTTAATTTCGCTGATGTCATGATAGATGCGGGCGTGGGCGTTTTATTGTTGAGACAATTCTTTTTTAAGCAAAAACAAAACAAAATTAAGGCATAA
- the glmM gene encoding phosphoglucosamine mutase encodes MKIFGTDGVRGKAGVKLTPMFVMRLGIAAGLYFKKHSKTNKILIGKDTRKSGYMVENALVSALTSIGYNVIQIGPMPTPAIAFLTEDMRCDAGIMISASHNPFEDNGIKFFNSYGYKLKEEEEKAIEEIFHDEELLHSSYKVGESIGSAKRIDDVIGRYIAHLKHSFPKHLNLQSLRIVLDTANGAAYKVAPVVFSELGADVLVINDEPNGCNINEQCGALHPNPLSQEVKKYRADLGFAFDGDADRLVVVDNLGNIVHGDKLLGVLGVYQKSKNALSSQAVVATSMSNLALKEYLKSKDLELKHCAIGDKFVSECMRLNKANFGGEQSGHIIFSDYAKTGDGLVCALQVSALVLESKQVSSVALNPFELYPQSLMNLNIQQKPPLESLKGYSALLKELDKLEIRHLIRYSGTENKLRILLEAKDEKLLESKMQELKEFFEGHLC; translated from the coding sequence ATGAAAATTTTTGGGACTGATGGCGTGAGGGGTAAAGCAGGGGTGAAACTCACCCCCATGTTTGTGATGCGTTTGGGCATTGCTGCCGGATTGTATTTTAAAAAACATTCTAAAACGAATAAAATTTTAATTGGTAAAGACACCAGAAAAAGCGGCTATATGGTAGAAAATGCTTTAGTGAGTGCTTTAACTTCCATAGGCTATAATGTGATTCAAATAGGGCCTATGCCTACCCCTGCGATTGCGTTTTTAACCGAAGACATGCGCTGCGATGCGGGCATTATGATAAGCGCGAGCCACAACCCTTTTGAAGATAACGGCATTAAGTTTTTCAATTCTTATGGTTATAAGCTTAAAGAAGAAGAGGAAAAAGCGATTGAAGAAATCTTTCATGATGAAGAATTACTGCATTCTAGCTATAAAGTGGGCGAGAGTATTGGTAGCGCTAAAAGGATAGACGATGTCATAGGGCGCTATATCGCACATTTAAAACACTCTTTCCCCAAACATTTGAATTTACAGAGTTTAAGGATCGTGCTGGATACCGCTAATGGCGCGGCTTATAAGGTGGCTCCGGTAGTTTTTAGCGAGCTTGGGGCTGATGTTTTAGTGATTAATGATGAGCCTAATGGGTGTAATATTAATGAGCAATGCGGGGCTTTACACCCCAACCCATTGAGCCAGGAAGTGAAAAAATACCGCGCAGATCTGGGCTTTGCTTTTGATGGCGATGCCGATAGGCTGGTGGTGGTGGATAATTTAGGGAATATCGTGCATGGGGATAAGCTTTTAGGGGTGTTAGGGGTTTATCAAAAATCTAAAAACGCCCTTTCTTCTCAAGCGGTTGTCGCCACGAGCATGAGCAATTTAGCCCTTAAAGAATACTTAAAATCTAAAGATTTAGAATTGAAGCATTGCGCGATTGGGGATAAGTTTGTGAGCGAATGCATGCGGTTGAATAAAGCCAATTTTGGAGGCGAGCAAAGCGGGCATATCATTTTTAGCGATTACGCTAAAACAGGCGACGGCTTGGTGTGCGCTTTGCAAGTGAGCGCGTTAGTGTTAGAAAGCAAGCAGGTAAGCTCTGTTGCGTTAAACCCCTTTGAATTATACCCCCAAAGTCTAATGAATTTGAATATCCAACAAAAGCCTCCTTTAGAAAGCCTGAAAGGTTATAGCGCTCTTTTAAAAGAATTAGACAAGCTGGAAATCCGCCATTTGATCCGCTATAGCGGCACTGAAAACAAATTACGAATCCTTTTAGAAGCTAAAGATGAAAAGCTTTTAGAATCCAAAATGCAAGAATTAAAAGAGTTTTTTGAAGGGCATTTGTGCTAA
- the rpsT gene encoding 30S ribosomal protein S20, protein MANHKSAEKRIRQTIKRTERNRFYKTKVKNIIKAVREAVAFNDVAKAQERLKIANKELHKFVSKGILKKNTASRKVSRLNASVKKIALA, encoded by the coding sequence ATGGCAAATCATAAGTCCGCAGAAAAGCGAATCAGACAGACCATTAAAAGAACCGAACGCAACAGGTTCTATAAAACTAAAGTTAAAAATATCATTAAGGCCGTGCGTGAAGCGGTCGCTTTCAATGATGTAGCAAAAGCTCAAGAGCGTTTGAAAATCGCTAATAAAGAGTTGCATAAATTTGTCAGCAAGGGGATTTTAAAGAAAAACACCGCTTCTAGGAAAGTCTCAAGGCTTAACGCTTCAGTGAAAAAAATCGCTCTCGCTTAG